Proteins encoded in a region of the Streptomyces akebiae genome:
- a CDS encoding bifunctional DNA primase/polymerase: MATTDRQASTLALAHALSAAERGLAVIPLSRTKLPALRSPHRPASSPTPTSPSAPAPVSAPAPSLCHGECGRFGHGVYDASTDPRRIRELFAAAPWATGYGIACGVHPHHLIGVDLDTKSGTDSSAALRELALRHLFTIPETVVVLTPSGGRHLWLTGPPDVAVPNSASRLAPGIDIRGAGGYLVGPGSRTDHGAYTAAPGTSHLPPAPCPPALLRLLLPPPRTGLSRTTGGQGNGHGLVHFVLTAQEGQRNTRLFWAACRAYENGLGPELTNALIDAAVRTGLPEREARSTIASAARMSRGGG; the protein is encoded by the coding sequence ATGGCCACCACGGACCGGCAGGCCAGCACCCTGGCCCTGGCACACGCGCTCTCCGCCGCCGAACGCGGACTGGCGGTGATCCCCCTGTCCCGCACCAAGCTCCCGGCCCTACGCTCCCCCCACAGACCCGCTTCGTCCCCCACTCCCACCTCCCCCTCGGCCCCTGCCCCTGTCTCTGCACCCGCCCCGTCCCTCTGCCATGGGGAGTGCGGGCGCTTCGGCCACGGCGTGTACGACGCCTCCACCGACCCCCGGCGCATCCGCGAACTCTTCGCCGCCGCCCCCTGGGCCACCGGCTACGGCATCGCCTGCGGTGTCCACCCCCACCACCTGATCGGCGTCGACCTCGATACGAAATCGGGCACGGACTCCTCGGCGGCCCTGCGTGAACTGGCCCTGCGCCACCTCTTCACGATCCCCGAGACGGTCGTCGTGCTGACGCCCAGCGGCGGCCGCCACCTCTGGCTCACCGGCCCACCCGACGTCGCCGTCCCCAACTCCGCCAGCCGCCTCGCCCCCGGCATCGACATCCGCGGCGCCGGCGGCTACCTCGTCGGTCCCGGCTCCCGCACCGACCACGGCGCCTACACCGCGGCCCCCGGCACCTCCCACCTCCCCCCGGCCCCCTGTCCACCGGCCCTGCTCCGCCTCCTGCTGCCACCACCGCGCACGGGCCTTTCCCGGACGACGGGCGGCCAGGGCAACGGCCACGGCCTCGTCCACTTCGTCCTGACCGCCCAGGAGGGGCAACGCAACACCCGCCTCTTCTGGGCGGCTTGCCGCGCCTACGAGAACGGCCTCGGTCCGGAGCTCACGAACGCCCTGATCGACGCCGCCGTACGCACGGGCCTGCCGGAACGGGAGGCGAGATCGACGATCGCCTCGGCGGCGCGGATGTCGAGGGGTGGTGGGTGA
- a CDS encoding bifunctional MaoC family dehydratase N-terminal/OB-fold nucleic acid binding domain-containing protein, producing the protein MVEDLSVRLKAYEGRPAVLGGRGKDPVNSPMIRHWCEAMGDTNPAYTGPDAVAPPAMLQVWTMGGLSGHETRSPAYDELLALLDGAGCTSVVATDCEQEYLRALRPGDEITFDSVIESVSERKTTRLGTGYFVTTRMDVRVGEELVGTHRFRILKYAPAHAPRTPSSGTPLSGTPSHRTPSSTASPPRERPRRPRPVVNRDNAGFWEGISQHRLLIQRCADCATLRLPWLPGCNACGTAAWDTVEASGEGVVYSYVVMHHPPFPAFDPPYAVGLVELAEGVRMVSNVIGVPCDKVRIGLPVRLEFVRCDEELELPVFRAAEEGVVSA; encoded by the coding sequence ATGGTCGAGGACCTGTCCGTACGGCTCAAGGCCTACGAGGGGCGCCCGGCCGTCCTCGGCGGCCGCGGCAAGGATCCCGTCAACTCGCCCATGATCCGGCACTGGTGCGAGGCCATGGGGGACACCAACCCCGCGTACACCGGACCGGACGCCGTCGCACCGCCGGCCATGCTCCAGGTGTGGACGATGGGCGGACTGAGCGGCCACGAGACCCGCTCACCGGCGTACGACGAACTCCTCGCGCTGCTCGACGGCGCCGGATGCACCTCCGTCGTCGCCACCGACTGCGAGCAGGAGTACCTGCGGGCGCTGCGTCCGGGGGACGAGATCACCTTCGACTCGGTCATCGAGTCGGTGTCCGAGCGGAAGACCACCAGGCTCGGCACCGGGTACTTCGTCACGACCCGGATGGATGTGCGGGTGGGCGAGGAACTCGTGGGCACCCACCGCTTCCGGATTCTCAAGTACGCGCCCGCCCACGCACCCAGGACACCGTCGTCCGGGACGCCGTTGTCCGGGACGCCGTCGCACCGGACGCCATCCTCCACGGCATCCCCGCCCCGGGAGAGGCCCCGCCGCCCCCGCCCCGTCGTCAATCGCGACAACGCCGGTTTCTGGGAGGGGATTTCACAGCACCGTCTGCTCATCCAGCGCTGTGCCGACTGCGCCACGCTCCGCCTCCCCTGGCTGCCCGGCTGCAACGCGTGCGGTACGGCCGCGTGGGACACGGTCGAGGCGAGCGGCGAGGGGGTCGTGTACTCGTACGTCGTCATGCACCATCCGCCCTTCCCGGCCTTCGACCCGCCGTACGCCGTCGGGCTGGTCGAACTGGCGGAGGGGGTGCGGATGGTCAGCAACGTCATCGGGGTGCCGTGCGACAAGGTGCGGATCGGGCTGCCCGTACGGCTCGAGTTCGTGCGCTGTGACGAGGAGTTGGAGCTTCCGGTGTTCCGCGCGGCCGAGGAGGGGGTGGTGTCGGCGTGA
- a CDS encoding lipid-transfer protein, translated as MSIRARDGLGGRAAIVGIGATDFSKDSGRSELRLAVEAVRAALDDAGLAPADVDGMVTFTMDTSPEITVAQAAGIGELSFFSRVHYGGGAACATVQQAALAVATGVAEVVVCYRAFNERSGRRFGSGVRHREPSAEGVALGWTLPFGLLTPASWVAMAAQRYLHAYGLTPEAFGHVAVVDRRHAATNPAAYFHGRPITLDEHAASRWIVEPLRLLDCCQETDGGQALVVTSVERARDLPRPPAVVVAAAQGAGRAQQQMTGFYDSDLTGLPEMGVVARQLRRTSGLGPDDIDVGILYDHFTPFVLMQLEEFGFCGPGEAADFVAEERLPLNTHGGQLGEAYLHGMNGIAEAVRQLRGTSVNQVAGAERVLVTAGTGVPTSGLVLGTDG; from the coding sequence GTGAGCATACGGGCCAGGGACGGGCTGGGCGGGCGGGCCGCGATCGTCGGCATCGGCGCGACCGACTTCTCCAAGGACTCGGGGCGCAGCGAGCTGCGGCTCGCCGTGGAGGCGGTGCGCGCGGCGCTGGACGACGCGGGACTGGCGCCGGCGGACGTGGACGGCATGGTGACGTTCACGATGGACACGAGCCCGGAGATCACGGTCGCACAGGCGGCCGGCATCGGCGAGCTGTCCTTCTTCTCCCGCGTCCACTACGGCGGCGGTGCCGCGTGCGCGACCGTGCAGCAGGCGGCGCTCGCGGTCGCCACGGGCGTGGCGGAGGTCGTGGTCTGCTACCGGGCCTTCAACGAGCGCTCGGGGCGCCGGTTCGGGTCGGGTGTACGGCACCGGGAGCCGTCGGCGGAGGGTGTGGCCCTGGGCTGGACGCTTCCGTTCGGGCTGCTCACCCCCGCCTCGTGGGTGGCGATGGCGGCGCAGCGCTATCTCCACGCGTACGGGCTGACCCCGGAGGCGTTCGGGCACGTGGCCGTGGTCGACCGCAGACACGCGGCGACCAACCCGGCGGCGTACTTCCACGGCCGCCCCATCACCCTCGACGAGCACGCGGCCTCGCGCTGGATCGTCGAGCCGCTGCGCCTGCTGGACTGCTGCCAGGAGACGGACGGCGGCCAGGCCCTCGTCGTCACCTCGGTGGAGCGCGCACGGGACCTGCCGAGGCCGCCCGCCGTGGTCGTGGCCGCCGCCCAGGGCGCGGGCCGGGCGCAGCAGCAGATGACCGGCTTCTACGACAGCGACCTCACCGGGCTGCCGGAGATGGGCGTCGTCGCCCGGCAGCTCCGGCGGACCTCGGGGCTGGGCCCCGACGACATCGACGTGGGCATCCTGTACGACCACTTCACGCCGTTCGTGTTGATGCAGTTGGAGGAGTTCGGGTTCTGCGGGCCGGGCGAGGCGGCGGACTTCGTCGCCGAGGAGCGGCTGCCGCTCAACACCCATGGCGGGCAGCTCGGCGAGGCCTATCTGCACGGGATGAACGGCATCGCGGAGGCCGTACGACAGCTGCGGGGCACTTCCGTGAACCAGGTCGCCGGTGCCGAGCGGGTGCTGGTCACCGCGGGGACGGGGGTGCCCACCTCGGGGTTGGTGCTGGGAACGGACGGGTGA
- a CDS encoding long-chain fatty acid--CoA ligase codes for MLSTMQDVPLLISRILTHGSSIHGTSQVITWTGEGEPDRRSYAEIGARAAQLAHALREDLGVDGDERVATLMWNNAEHVEAYFAIPSMGAVLHTLNLRLPPEQLAWIVHHAADRVIIANGSLLPLLAPLLPHLKPVEHVVVAGPGDRSLLAGASVQVHEYEDLIAGKPTTYDWPELDERTAAAMCYTSGTTGDPKGVVYSHRSIYLHSMQVNMAQSMGLTDADLSLVVVPQFHVNAWGLPHATFMTGVNMLMPDRFLQPGPLAEMIETLRPSHAAAVPTIWQGLLAELTARPREVASLTQVTIGGSACPPALMEAFDKLGMRVCHAWGMTETSPLGTIARPPAHVEADSEEELAYRLTQGRFPASVEARLTGPGGERLPWDGQSAGELEVRGPWIAGAYFGGQGAEPIRPDDKFSEDGWLKTGDVGTISPDGFLTLTDRAKDVIKSGGEWISSVELENALMAHPDVAEAAVVAVPDEKWGERPLATVVLKEGSTADFAALRSFLADEGHIAKWQLPERWTIIESVPKTSVGKFDKKVLRRQYAEGSLDVTQI; via the coding sequence GTGCTGAGCACCATGCAGGACGTACCGCTGTTGATCTCCAGGATTCTGACCCATGGGTCGAGCATCCACGGGACGTCGCAGGTGATCACCTGGACCGGCGAGGGCGAGCCCGACCGCCGCTCCTACGCCGAGATCGGCGCCCGCGCCGCGCAGCTGGCCCACGCCCTGCGCGAGGACCTCGGCGTCGACGGTGACGAGCGGGTCGCCACCCTCATGTGGAACAACGCGGAACACGTCGAGGCGTACTTCGCGATCCCCTCCATGGGCGCCGTCCTCCACACCCTCAACCTGCGGCTGCCCCCGGAGCAGCTCGCCTGGATCGTGCACCACGCGGCCGACCGTGTGATCATCGCCAACGGTTCGCTGCTCCCCCTTCTCGCGCCGCTCCTGCCGCACCTCAAGCCGGTGGAGCACGTCGTCGTCGCCGGCCCCGGCGACCGGTCGCTGCTCGCCGGGGCGAGCGTCCAGGTGCACGAGTACGAGGACCTGATCGCCGGCAAGCCGACCACCTACGACTGGCCCGAGCTGGACGAACGCACCGCCGCGGCCATGTGTTACACCTCCGGCACCACCGGCGACCCCAAGGGCGTCGTCTACTCCCACCGCTCGATCTATCTGCACTCCATGCAGGTCAACATGGCCCAGTCCATGGGTCTGACGGACGCGGACCTCTCGCTCGTCGTCGTCCCGCAGTTCCATGTCAACGCCTGGGGTCTGCCGCACGCGACCTTCATGACCGGCGTCAACATGCTGATGCCGGACCGCTTCCTGCAGCCCGGCCCACTCGCCGAGATGATCGAGACGCTGAGGCCGTCGCACGCCGCCGCCGTGCCCACCATCTGGCAGGGCCTGCTCGCGGAGCTGACCGCCCGCCCGCGCGAGGTCGCCTCGCTCACCCAGGTGACCATCGGCGGTTCGGCCTGCCCGCCCGCCCTCATGGAGGCCTTCGACAAGCTGGGGATGCGCGTCTGCCACGCGTGGGGCATGACGGAAACCTCCCCGCTCGGCACGATCGCCCGGCCGCCGGCCCATGTCGAGGCCGACTCGGAGGAGGAGCTCGCCTACCGCCTCACCCAGGGCCGCTTCCCGGCCTCCGTCGAGGCCCGCCTCACCGGTCCCGGCGGCGAACGCCTGCCCTGGGACGGCCAGTCCGCCGGTGAGCTGGAGGTCCGGGGTCCCTGGATCGCGGGTGCCTACTTCGGCGGCCAGGGCGCGGAACCCATCCGCCCCGACGACAAGTTCAGCGAGGACGGCTGGCTGAAGACGGGAGACGTCGGCACGATCAGCCCCGACGGCTTCCTCACCCTCACCGACCGCGCCAAGGACGTCATCAAGTCCGGCGGCGAGTGGATCTCCTCCGTCGAGCTGGAGAACGCGCTCATGGCCCACCCGGACGTCGCCGAGGCCGCCGTCGTCGCCGTCCCGGACGAGAAGTGGGGCGAGCGCCCCCTCGCCACGGTCGTGCTGAAGGAGGGCTCCACCGCCGACTTCGCCGCCCTGCGTTCCTTCCTCGCCGACGAGGGTCACATCGCCAAGTGGCAGCTCCCCGAGCGCTGGACGATCATCGAGTCGGTGCCGAAGACGAGCGTGGGCAAGTTCGACAAGAAGGTACTGCGGAGGCAGTACGCGGAGGGCTCGTTGGACGTGACGCAGATCTAG
- a CDS encoding S1C family serine protease gives MSTENEGTAVPPAPSAPPVPVDSPAASAPAPTHEPSAAPAETTAPAPSAETADNAPTTQLPPVPPTAQQPQPELVSTGAPGYAASQGQVPGGGYGQAPGGPGGPAGPGGSSAPDASWPPPPPPAVPSYADNGAAAGAYGDSAGAYGTAGAAGGAGGTGGPGGPGDGGWGSSWQQTQQPAPKPAGNKRGGLIAAILVAALVAGGVGGGIGYTLADRNDNSSGSTTVSASQNGGDVKRAAGTVAAVASAALPSTVTIEASGNDGEGGTGTGFVFDKEGHIVTNNHVVAEAVDGGKVSATFPDGKKYDAEVVGHAQGYDVAVIKLKNAPSNLRPLTLGDSDKVAVGDSTIAIGAPFGLSNTVTTGIISAKNRPVASSDGSSGSKASYMSALQTDASINPGNSGGPLLDARGDVIGINSAIQSASNGSFGSGQAGSIGLGFAIPINQAKNVAQQLIRTGKPVYPVIGASVSLEEGTGGAKITNSGEGGADSITPGGPADKAGLKPGDVITKLDDHVIDSGPTLIGEIWTHLPGDKVTLTYTRDGKTRTADVTLGEREGDS, from the coding sequence GTGAGCACCGAGAACGAGGGCACCGCGGTACCCCCGGCCCCGTCCGCACCTCCCGTGCCGGTGGATTCTCCCGCTGCCTCCGCGCCGGCCCCGACGCACGAGCCGAGCGCGGCACCGGCGGAGACCACCGCCCCGGCCCCCTCGGCCGAGACCGCCGACAACGCCCCGACCACCCAGTTGCCGCCGGTCCCGCCGACGGCGCAGCAGCCTCAGCCCGAGCTGGTGTCCACGGGGGCACCCGGTTACGCGGCGAGCCAGGGCCAGGTGCCCGGCGGCGGATACGGCCAGGCACCGGGCGGTCCGGGCGGGCCCGCCGGGCCGGGTGGATCCTCCGCGCCCGACGCCTCCTGGCCGCCCCCGCCGCCGCCCGCCGTCCCGTCGTACGCGGACAACGGGGCCGCCGCCGGCGCGTACGGGGACAGCGCCGGCGCGTACGGCACCGCGGGCGCCGCCGGAGGCGCCGGTGGCACGGGTGGTCCCGGCGGCCCGGGCGATGGCGGCTGGGGCTCCTCCTGGCAGCAGACGCAGCAGCCGGCCCCCAAGCCGGCCGGCAACAAGCGCGGCGGCCTGATCGCCGCGATCCTCGTGGCCGCGCTGGTCGCGGGCGGTGTCGGCGGTGGCATCGGCTACACGCTCGCCGACCGCAACGACAACTCTTCCGGCTCCACGACCGTCTCGGCCTCCCAGAACGGCGGAGACGTCAAGCGCGCGGCCGGTACGGTCGCCGCCGTGGCTTCCGCGGCGTTGCCGAGCACGGTCACCATCGAGGCGTCCGGCAACGACGGTGAGGGTGGCACGGGCACCGGGTTCGTGTTCGACAAGGAAGGGCACATCGTCACCAACAACCACGTGGTGGCGGAGGCCGTCGACGGCGGCAAGGTGTCGGCCACCTTCCCCGACGGCAAGAAGTACGACGCCGAGGTCGTCGGCCACGCGCAGGGCTACGACGTGGCGGTCATCAAGCTGAAGAACGCCCCGTCGAACCTGCGGCCGCTGACGCTCGGCGACTCCGACAAGGTCGCGGTGGGCGACTCGACCATCGCGATCGGCGCCCCCTTCGGCCTCTCCAACACGGTCACGACGGGCATCATCAGCGCCAAGAACCGTCCGGTGGCCTCCAGCGACGGCTCCTCCGGCAGCAAGGCCTCCTACATGAGCGCCCTGCAGACCGACGCGTCGATCAACCCGGGCAACTCCGGCGGCCCGCTCCTCGACGCGCGGGGCGACGTCATCGGCATCAACTCGGCGATCCAGTCCGCCAGCAACGGCAGCTTCGGCTCCGGCCAGGCGGGCTCCATCGGCCTCGGCTTCGCCATCCCGATCAACCAGGCCAAGAACGTGGCCCAGCAGCTGATCAGGACGGGCAAGCCGGTGTACCCGGTGATCGGCGCCTCGGTCTCCCTGGAGGAGGGCACGGGCGGAGCGAAGATCACGAACTCGGGTGAGGGCGGCGCGGACTCCATCACCCCGGGCGGGCCCGCCGACAAGGCCGGCCTCAAGCCCGGCGACGTCATCACCAAGCTCGACGACCACGTCATCGACAGCGGCCCCACCCTCATCGGCGAAATCTGGACCCACCTCCCCGGCGACAAGGTCACCCTCACGTACACCCGCGACGGCAAGACCCGCACGGCGGACGTCACGCTGGGGGAACGCGAGGGCGACAGCTGA
- a CDS encoding MaoC family dehydratase, with the protein MRVGTGDVIPPLEIEITRTLVVAGAIASRDYQDVHHDPELARRRGSPDVFMNILTTNGLVGRYVTDHFGPDAVLRKVAIRLGAPNYPGDTMVLTGTVEATDGASVTVKVVGDNGVGRHVTGTVTLTLGEAG; encoded by the coding sequence GTGAGGGTCGGGACCGGGGACGTGATACCGCCGCTGGAGATCGAGATCACCCGCACGCTCGTCGTCGCGGGGGCGATCGCCTCGCGCGACTACCAGGACGTGCACCACGATCCGGAGCTGGCGCGGCGGCGTGGGTCGCCCGATGTGTTCATGAACATCCTGACGACGAACGGGCTGGTGGGACGGTACGTCACCGACCACTTCGGCCCGGACGCCGTCCTGCGCAAGGTGGCGATCCGGCTGGGCGCACCCAACTACCCCGGCGACACGATGGTGTTGACCGGCACGGTCGAGGCGACCGACGGCGCGAGCGTCACGGTCAAGGTGGTCGGCGACAACGGCGTCGGGCGGCACGTCACCGGCACGGTGACCCTGACCTTGGGGGAGGCGGGGTGA
- a CDS encoding DDE-type integrase/transposase/recombinase has product MSTGSSWYEHVTGHASMKWPRTAAKHRGGHRGIARCRAPGTRHQAARAPRLAHRRHGWLDLATREVVGYAMADHHRAELVVDALDMAHGRGHLQPGCVIHSDRGREYTSAQFRDRIRELGLRQSCGRTGSCFDNAAAESFWALLKEEIGTRTWPERATARAEVFNFIETFYNRRRLRKHKIFGYLTPAETRQRQQHALAA; this is encoded by the coding sequence GTGAGCACGGGCTCATCCTGGTACGAGCACGTCACCGGCCACGCATCGATGAAGTGGCCGCGGACTGCGGCTAAGCATCGCGGCGGGCATCGCGGAATCGCCCGCTGTCGTGCCCCCGGTACTCGTCACCAGGCGGCACGCGCCCCGCGGCTCGCCCATCGTCGTCACGGATGGCTCGACCTGGCCACCCGCGAGGTCGTCGGCTATGCCATGGCCGACCACCACCGCGCCGAACTCGTCGTCGACGCCCTGGACATGGCTCACGGCCGGGGCCACCTGCAGCCCGGCTGCGTGATCCACAGTGATCGCGGAAGAGAGTACACATCGGCCCAATTCCGGGATCGAATAAGGGAGCTGGGTCTGCGGCAGAGCTGCGGGCGCACCGGATCATGCTTCGACAACGCCGCCGCTGAAAGCTTCTGGGCCCTGCTCAAAGAGGAGATAGGCACCCGGACCTGGCCCGAACGGGCCACCGCCCGCGCCGAGGTCTTCAACTTCATCGAGACCTTCTACAACCGCCGCCGCCTGCGCAAGCACAAGATTTTCGGCTACCTCACCCCAGCCGAGACCAGGCAGCGGCAACAGCACGCCCTCGCTGCATAA
- a CDS encoding HAD domain-containing protein produces MLLLDVDGPLNPYAAKPYRRPEGYRTHRLLTPRWEAAERRRLTEWGLPNKPVKPLRVWLNPDHGPALDVLPYDLVWATTWEEEANGFIAPVLGLPELPFIPWSSPRAQPGGGVFWKTPEIVAWAEGRAFAWIDDEITEADRTWVREHHDGPALLHRIDPRRGLANDDFAALTAWATDLD; encoded by the coding sequence GTGCTGTTGTTGGATGTGGACGGACCGCTCAACCCGTATGCCGCCAAGCCGTACCGTCGGCCCGAGGGCTATCGGACGCATCGCCTGCTGACGCCTCGCTGGGAGGCCGCCGAGCGGCGCCGGCTGACTGAGTGGGGGCTGCCGAACAAGCCCGTGAAGCCGCTGCGGGTCTGGCTCAACCCGGATCACGGCCCGGCGCTGGATGTCCTTCCCTACGACCTCGTGTGGGCGACCACCTGGGAAGAAGAAGCCAACGGGTTCATCGCGCCAGTCCTGGGACTGCCTGAGCTGCCCTTCATTCCCTGGTCCTCGCCGCGGGCCCAGCCCGGCGGCGGTGTGTTCTGGAAGACGCCGGAGATCGTCGCGTGGGCGGAAGGCCGTGCGTTCGCTTGGATCGACGACGAGATCACAGAAGCCGATCGCACCTGGGTGAGGGAACACCACGACGGTCCCGCCCTACTGCACCGGATCGATCCCCGACGCGGCCTCGCCAACGACGACTTCGCCGCGCTCACGGCGTGGGCGACCGACCTGGACTGA
- a CDS encoding SigE family RNA polymerase sigma factor: protein MTTPVCTSASQAAAPVPRTLSTSARSHSARSHSNRPTLPGLTDLSYPSFSAYVKARQPVLLRTARSLTANPCDAEDLLQTALAKTYVAWERIEDHRALDGYVRRALLNTRTSQWRKRKVDEFACDELPEPEGVQAADPAEQQALHDAMWRAIMKLPARQRAMVVLRYYEDLSEVQTAEVLGVSVGTVKSAVSRALGKLREDPELEPVR, encoded by the coding sequence ATGACCACACCCGTCTGCACCAGCGCTTCGCAGGCCGCTGCACCAGTGCCGCGGACCCTGTCGACCTCGGCCCGCTCGCACTCGGCCCGTTCGCACTCCAACCGGCCCACCCTGCCGGGCCTGACGGACCTGTCGTACCCGTCGTTCTCGGCGTACGTGAAGGCCCGCCAGCCGGTGCTGCTGCGGACCGCCCGGTCGCTGACCGCGAACCCGTGCGACGCCGAGGACCTGTTGCAGACCGCGCTGGCCAAGACGTATGTCGCCTGGGAGCGCATCGAGGACCACCGGGCCCTCGACGGCTATGTCCGTCGGGCGTTGCTGAACACCCGGACCTCCCAGTGGCGCAAGCGCAAGGTGGACGAGTTCGCGTGCGACGAGCTGCCGGAGCCCGAAGGGGTCCAGGCCGCCGACCCGGCCGAGCAGCAGGCGCTGCACGACGCGATGTGGCGGGCGATCATGAAGCTGCCGGCGCGGCAGCGGGCCATGGTCGTCCTCAGGTACTACGAGGACCTGAGCGAGGTCCAGACGGCCGAGGTGCTCGGTGTCTCGGTCGGCACGGTGAAGTCGGCGGTGTCCCGCGCGCTGGGCAAGCTGCGCGAGGACCCCGAGCTGGAACCCGTGCGATAG